CGATGCTCGCACTTCGGCTCGGCAGCGCCCTCCGTGAAGCCAGGATCGCGGCGAGCCTGAGCCAGACGGAGCTCGCAGCTCGAACCGGCACCTCGCAGCCGACGATCAGTGGTCTCGAGCTCGGTCGTGGCGCGGCGTCGTCGCTCGATCGGTGGGCGTCCGTATTCGGGAGTCTCGGCCTCCAGCTCG
The window above is part of the Chloroflexota bacterium genome. Proteins encoded here:
- a CDS encoding helix-turn-helix transcriptional regulator, whose product is MLALRLGSALREARIAASLSQTELAARTGTSQPTISGLELGRGAASSLDRWASVFGSLGLQL